DNA sequence from the Methanofollis formosanus genome:
AATCTTGCACCGATCACTGAATCTTCTCTGTCATTTTGCGAGAGGATAGAGCGGGGGACGGCAACAAAGATCGACCTTCTCCCGTGCGGTTCAATCTTCGGGGTCATGTTAACGGGGAGGCGTCGTGATCGGATCACGCCGTCCCCTCATCATCGATCTGTTCTGCCGTCTCGCGAGAGGATAGGACGGGGGACGGCGATGAAGTAGTGTGCTCTCTCCCGTTCGGAGTCTATCTTCGGGGTCATGTTAACGGGAAGGCGTCATGATCAAACCATGCCGTCCCCTCATCTTCGGATCTGTTCTGCTATTTCGCGAAAAGATAGTGCGGGGGACGGCACGCAGCGCGTGATCGTTCAGAAAAAAGATCCCGGTTCTATCCTCGGGGTCATGCCGACAGGAAAAGTACGATGATCAGAACGCGCCGTCCCCCTCATCTTCGGATCTGTTCTGCCATTTCGCGAAAAGATAGGACAGGTGACGGCACGCAGCGCGTGGTTCCTGTTGAAGAATGATCGGCCCTTCCCCGCCCGGTTCAATCTTCAGGGTCATGAGATCAGGACAGCGTCATGATCAATCCATGCCGTCCCCTCGGGGGTTGCACCCCCGGACCCCCCACGGACTGAGGATAGGTGGGGGCGGCGATCGTAGATGTTTCCAATCATTGCTCACTCATTAAAAAGGGAACGAAGAATTCACCAGATATTTTCATCAGGATCTCCGGTGTAGCCTTCCCAACCCAATCGCCATCACGGGGGTTCCGGGGGCAGAGCCCCCGGCATGAGAGTAAGGGAAGGCATGAGATTAAAGAGTGCGAAGATGTGGACAGTGCGGGATCAAATAGCCACCCCTGCCGACGGGTGTGGAATGCTGACCTGCTATCCTTTACCAGCGAGCGTTGCCCCCCGGAATCCCCACAAACAAGAGGTTAGCCAGGGGCGGCGAGGAGTAGTGTGCTCATCCGGTGCTCCGGTGTGGCATTCTCGCCACAACCACCAGAACCTATATCATCTCTCTTCTGCCTACCACCCACCATGCCACGGCTTGTGCTCATCGACTTCTACTCGGCGTGGTGCGAACCCTGCAGGGAGCAGACGGCAGCGGTGGATGAGGTGGCCGGACGCCTGGGCGAGGCGGTCGAGGTGCGCAAGGTCGATGTCGCCGAACGCCGGGACCTGGTCTCGGCCTACCGCCTCACGACCGTGCCGACCATCGTCATCGAGATGGACGGAAAAGTCGTCAAAAGGCTTGAACGACCCGCCGACGCGGAGACGCTCGAAAGTCTTTTAAATTCCCTGACCGATGATCATGAAACGCGAGGGAGAGATTATGAGCAGACCAGTGCTGACTGACTTTTTTGCGACATGGTGTGGCCCCTGCAAGATGCAGACGCCCATTCTTGAAGAACTCAAGGAAAAGCTCGGCGAACAGGTCGAGATCAGGAAGGTCGACGTCGACCAGAACATGGAAGCCGCAATGAAGTACGGGATCCGGGTTGTCCCGACGCTGATCATCGAGAAAGACGGCGAAGTCAAAGAGAAACTGGAAGGTGTGACCAGGGCCGACGCCCTGGAGCAGCTCCTCAAGCCTCTGATCGAGGAAGAATAAGGCCGGACGGGCCCCTGCAGGTGCAGGCAATTATTTTTTTCTTTTCCATGGACATAGACGCGAGAATTCAGGCTCTTTTGCATGAGCTCAAAGAGCGGTACGGTGCGATCTCCTGGTGGGAGGCGCCGCCCGAGGAGGTGCTCATCGGCGCCGTCCTCACCCAGCAGACGCGCTGGGAGCAGGTGGAGCGGGCCATCGCCAACCTGAAGGAGGCCGGGTGCTGCTCGGTCACGGGGATCGTCAGGGCGGAGCGCGAGACCGTCGAGACGGCGGTGCGGCCGACCGGGTTTTACCGGGTGAAGACCGAACGCCTCAAGGCGCTCTGCAGACGGGTGGAGGGACTCGGCGGGATCGAGGCCCTCGCCGCCATGCCGACGGCAAGGGTGCGCGAGGAACTCCTGGCGGTCCGCGGCGTCGGCGAGGAGACCGCGGACAGCATTCTCTGCTATGCCTTCGGCCGACCGGCCTTTGTGATCGACGCCTACACCAGACGGGTCTGCCGGTGTCTGGGTGTTACGGTGAGCGACCCCGAACTGCGACGGATCTTTGAGCGGGCGCTACCCGCAGACGGAGAGGCGTACGCACGGGCGCACGCCTGGATCGTCGAGTATGCAAAGGAGTTCTGCAGGACAGAGAACAGGTGTGAACGATGCCGGATCAGGAATTTGTCAGAATAGGAAAGAGGCTCTTCTCTGAGGGGCTTGTCGGAGGAAATTTCGGGAACATCAGCCTGCGGACCGCGGAAGGGTTCTATATCACGCGGACCGGGGCGTACCTCGACGTGCCGGGCGCGCCCGTCCTGGTCCCGTTCGACGGTCCGGCACCCGCCGGGGCGTCCAGCGAGTACCGGGTCCACCAGGCGATCTACCGGCGGATCGAGCACCGGGCGATCGTCCATGCCCACCCGGCCCACGCGGTCGCGGCCTCGGTCGTCCTCTCTACAATTGTACCGGTGGACAGCGAGGGCGAGATGCTCTGCCCTGAGATCCCGGTCGTCGGCGGAGCGCCGGGGACGGAAGAACTCGCGGAGAACGTGGCGGAGGCCCTGGAGAAAAGACCGCTTGTCATCGCCAGGGGCCACGGCACCTTTGCGGCCGCCGCCGACCTCGACCGGGCCTACCTCCTCACCTCGCTTGCCGAGCACTCGTGCCGGGTGCTCGCCTACTCGGGTTTCTTCGGCGGCTGCAACCGCTGAATCTCCCTCATCACCTCGCGGTGGAAGGAGAGGAGCATGTCGCTGATCACCCCGAACATGAAGATCTCGAAGCCGACCACGATGAGGAGGACGGTGAGCACGGTCAGCGGGAGGTGCTCGATACCGTTGAGCCACTCGAAGAGGACGTACAGGGCGAGCACCCCGCCGACCGTCGAGATCCCGATGCCGATCAGCCCGAAGTAGAAGAGCGGGTTGTTCACTTTTGCAAGCCGGTAGATGGCCGAGGTGATCCTGAACCCGTCCTGCAGGGGGTTGAGTTTGGTGGGCGTGCCCGGCCGCGGAAGATATCTGACCGGGACAACCGCGACCCGGTGGTCGCACTTGACCGACTGGACGGCCATCTCGGTCTCGATCTCAAAGCCCGCCTCCTGGAGGTTCATCTCCCGCAGCGATGGAAGCGTGAAGGCCCGGTAGCCGGAGAGGATGTCGTGGAGGTCGTGGCCGTGGGCGATTTTGAAGAAGAAGTTGATGACCTTGTTGCCAAAGAGGTTCAGACCGGTGAAGGCACCTGAATCAGGGTAGGCCAGGCGGTCCCCGATCACATGGTCGTAGCCCGTGAAGAGGGGTTCAAGCATTTTTTCCGCGTCTTCGGGCCGATAGGTCCCGTCGCCGTCGAGCATCAGGGCATAGGGGAGATCGATGAGGTCGGCGGCCTCGATGACCGCATTGCCCTTGCCTTTCCCGGTCTGGACATGGACGGCGGCGCCGGCCTCTCTGGCCAGGTCCTGCGTGCCGTCGGTGCTGTTGCCGTCCATGACCATGACGTGGGGGTAGCCCAGGGAATGAAAGGCGTGGATCAGTCCTGCAATAGTGGGGGCTTCGTTCAGTGTCGGAATCAGGATGCACACCTGGTCTCTCTCGATCTCCATTGAAATACTATTAAAAAGCCATAATCATAAGTGCTTCCATGCATGTGGCGAAGAAGGGGTTGCGGGCCCTGGGGATCGCCGAGAGTTTCAGGGGGCGGGAGCGCTCCACGCTGGCCGGCGTGGTGATGCGCAGAGACGGGATCATCGACGGATTCGGGTTCGGCGAGGTGGCGGTCGGCGGCATGGACGCCACCGATGCGGTCATCGCGCTCTTCAAGGGCTTCGAGAGGGAAGACGTCAACCTCATCATGCTGAGCGGGTGCGTCATCGCCTGGTACAATATCATCGATCCCGACAAGGTCTGGCAGGAGACCGGCGTGCCGGTCGTCGTCGTCACCTACGAGGATTCAGAAGGGCTCGAAGAGGAGATCCGCGCGCATTTTCCCGGTGACGAGAGACGCCTGAAGGCGTACCACCGTCTGGGAGCGCGCACCGCACGCCTCCTCCGCACCGGCCACACCGTCTACCTGCGGGCGGCGGGGATCGACGTGCATGAAGCCGGGACGCTGGTCGACGCCTTCACGCTGGAGGGAAAGATCCCCGAACCCCTCAGGACCGCCAGACTCGCCGCACGCGCGGCTATGCGATACGGATGTCGGGAAAATTTTGTTCTGGAGAAATCCTCGTGATGGTTCTTCGACGGGGAACGGCGTGATCCCGCTGAGAAGGGATCGTCCCTCTCCTGTCCCAGATCTATCTCCGGGGTCATGAAGACAGGACGGCGTGGTGATCAAAACGTTCCGTCCCTGATCATCGAATTTTCCCTGTCCTTTCGCGCGAGGAGAGAGGGGACGGCGATGAAGTGAGGTTCTTCCGCTAAAAAATGATCAGCCCTCTTCTGTCCGGGTTTTATCCTCGGGGTCACGGGTACGGGAAAGGTATGGTGATCAGACCGTGCCGTCCCCCGTCACCGAACTTGTTCTGCCGTCTCGCGAAAAGATAAGACGGGGGGCGGCACCACGCGTGATCCTGTTGAATGATGATCGCCTCTTACCGTCCCACCCCAATCTTCGGGGTCATGAAAACAGAAAGGCGTCATGATCCAAACATGCCGTCCCCTCGTCATCGATCTGTTCTGCCGTT
Encoded proteins:
- a CDS encoding thioredoxin family protein, which produces MPRLVLIDFYSAWCEPCREQTAAVDEVAGRLGEAVEVRKVDVAERRDLVSAYRLTTVPTIVIEMDGKVVKRLERPADAETLESLLNSLTDDHETRGRDYEQTSAD
- the trxA gene encoding thioredoxin; protein product: MSRPVLTDFFATWCGPCKMQTPILEELKEKLGEQVEIRKVDVDQNMEAAMKYGIRVVPTLIIEKDGEVKEKLEGVTRADALEQLLKPLIEEE
- a CDS encoding endonuclease III domain-containing protein translates to MHELKERYGAISWWEAPPEEVLIGAVLTQQTRWEQVERAIANLKEAGCCSVTGIVRAERETVETAVRPTGFYRVKTERLKALCRRVEGLGGIEALAAMPTARVREELLAVRGVGEETADSILCYAFGRPAFVIDAYTRRVCRCLGVTVSDPELRRIFERALPADGEAYARAHAWIVEYAKEFCRTENRCERCRIRNLSE
- a CDS encoding aldolase; translated protein: MPDQEFVRIGKRLFSEGLVGGNFGNISLRTAEGFYITRTGAYLDVPGAPVLVPFDGPAPAGASSEYRVHQAIYRRIEHRAIVHAHPAHAVAASVVLSTIVPVDSEGEMLCPEIPVVGGAPGTEELAENVAEALEKRPLVIARGHGTFAAAADLDRAYLLTSLAEHSCRVLAYSGFFGGCNR
- the aglJ gene encoding S-layer glycoprotein N-glycosyltransferase AglJ → MEIERDQVCILIPTLNEAPTIAGLIHAFHSLGYPHVMVMDGNSTDGTQDLAREAGAAVHVQTGKGKGNAVIEAADLIDLPYALMLDGDGTYRPEDAEKMLEPLFTGYDHVIGDRLAYPDSGAFTGLNLFGNKVINFFFKIAHGHDLHDILSGYRAFTLPSLREMNLQEAGFEIETEMAVQSVKCDHRVAVVPVRYLPRPGTPTKLNPLQDGFRITSAIYRLAKVNNPLFYFGLIGIGISTVGGVLALYVLFEWLNGIEHLPLTVLTVLLIVVGFEIFMFGVISDMLLSFHREVMREIQRLQPPKKPE
- a CDS encoding DUF99 family protein, encoding MHVAKKGLRALGIAESFRGRERSTLAGVVMRRDGIIDGFGFGEVAVGGMDATDAVIALFKGFEREDVNLIMLSGCVIAWYNIIDPDKVWQETGVPVVVVTYEDSEGLEEEIRAHFPGDERRLKAYHRLGARTARLLRTGHTVYLRAAGIDVHEAGTLVDAFTLEGKIPEPLRTARLAARAAMRYGCRENFVLEKSS